From a single Dendropsophus ebraccatus isolate aDenEbr1 chromosome 8, aDenEbr1.pat, whole genome shotgun sequence genomic region:
- the LOC138799637 gene encoding membrane-spanning 4-domains subfamily A member 4A-like isoform X1: MVFPYGGRNNGPPCCAIPVFPCPPPYRISDVPDESQTMDFYETFLRGKPKLMGVLQIAVGILQLGTGITTSILFPHNYSSSTGYNIWGPLCFIASGSLSYYAGANRSYQCIKAAFAMSICNIFLSCVGIAVNSCDVKHYEDNSFNYGGNRGGKSTASFLIFTSVLQFLLTISVLVSGFQSMRCNETGTPQVYVIPCFAPSLPPPPYSAAPLIGTEDPPSYYNINERIF, translated from the exons ATGGTTTTTCCATATGGCGGAAGGAACAATGGCCCACCCTGTTGTGCGATTCCTGTTTTCCCTTGTCCACCGCCGTACAGGATCTCAGATGTTCCCGATGAAAGCCAAACTATGGACTTTTATGAAACGTTTTTGAGAGGAAAACCTAAACTGATGGGG GTGTTGCAGATTGCTGTAGGAATCCTTCAGTTAGGTACGGGCATTACAACATCCATCCTGTTTCCCCACAACTATTCATCTTCCACCGGTTACAACATTTGGGGACCTTTGTGC TTTATTGCCAGTGGATCTTTATCATACTATGCAGGTGCTAATAGGTCTTACCAATGT ATAAAAGCCGCCTTCGCTATGAGCATTTGCAATATTTTTCTGTCTTGTGTTGGAATCGCAGTGAACAGCTGTGATGTGAAACATTATGAGGACAACAGCTTCAATTATGGAGGGAATCGGGGG GGCAAGAGCACTGCAAGCTTTCTCATCTTTACAAGTGTGCTGCAGTTCCTTTTGACTATCTCAGTCCTGGTGTCAGGATTTCAGTCTATGAGATGCAATGAAACTGGAACTCCTCAG GTATATGTGATACCGTGCTTTgccccttctcttcctcctccgccATATTCAGCTGCTCCATTAATCGGAACTGAAGATCCTCCAAGCTATTATAACATTaatgaaagaattttttaa
- the LOC138799637 gene encoding membrane-spanning 4-domains subfamily A member 4A-like isoform X2 has translation MVFPYGGRNNGPPCCAIPVFPCPPPYRISDVPDESQTMDFYETFLRGKPKLMGVLQIAVGILQLGTGITTSILFPHNYSSSTGYNIWGPLCIKAAFAMSICNIFLSCVGIAVNSCDVKHYEDNSFNYGGNRGGKSTASFLIFTSVLQFLLTISVLVSGFQSMRCNETGTPQVYVIPCFAPSLPPPPYSAAPLIGTEDPPSYYNINERIF, from the exons ATGGTTTTTCCATATGGCGGAAGGAACAATGGCCCACCCTGTTGTGCGATTCCTGTTTTCCCTTGTCCACCGCCGTACAGGATCTCAGATGTTCCCGATGAAAGCCAAACTATGGACTTTTATGAAACGTTTTTGAGAGGAAAACCTAAACTGATGGGG GTGTTGCAGATTGCTGTAGGAATCCTTCAGTTAGGTACGGGCATTACAACATCCATCCTGTTTCCCCACAACTATTCATCTTCCACCGGTTACAACATTTGGGGACCTTTGTGC ATAAAAGCCGCCTTCGCTATGAGCATTTGCAATATTTTTCTGTCTTGTGTTGGAATCGCAGTGAACAGCTGTGATGTGAAACATTATGAGGACAACAGCTTCAATTATGGAGGGAATCGGGGG GGCAAGAGCACTGCAAGCTTTCTCATCTTTACAAGTGTGCTGCAGTTCCTTTTGACTATCTCAGTCCTGGTGTCAGGATTTCAGTCTATGAGATGCAATGAAACTGGAACTCCTCAG GTATATGTGATACCGTGCTTTgccccttctcttcctcctccgccATATTCAGCTGCTCCATTAATCGGAACTGAAGATCCTCCAAGCTATTATAACATTaatgaaagaattttttaa